The nucleotide sequence GAAAGTAACGGGATCTGTCAAGGAGCGACCACGCGGTGAGCGGTGCCTCGCCTCGCTCGTTGCCCACCCAGCGCACGTCGGGCCCGCTGTCGCTGAACATGACCGCGCTCGGCTGCAGGCGGCGCACCGTCGACTGAAAGAGATTCCAATCGTAGATCTGGCGCTTGCCGTTGGGGCCTTCGCCGTTCGCGCCGTCGAACCATACCTCGAAGATCGGGCCGTAGCTCGAGAGCACCTCCTCGAGCATGTCGGCGAAGACGCCGTTGTACTGGGGTGTGCCATAGGTCGGATGGTGACGATCCCATGGTGAGAGGTAGACGCCAAACCGGAGTCCGGCGGCCCGGCAGGCGTCCGAGAGCTCGCGCAGCAGGTCGCCCCTGCCTCCGCGCCAAGGGCTCTGGGCCACGGTGTGCGTGGAGAGCTTCGACGGCCAGAGACAGAACCCATCGTGGTGCTTCGCGGTGATGACAACCCCTTTGAACCCGGCGTTCTTGAAGACGCGAGCCCACTGTCCCGCGTCGAGCTGGCTGGGGTTGAACACACCGGGGTCTTCACGGCCGGTTCCCCACTCGGCGCCGGTGAATGCGTTCGGACCGAAATGAACGAAGGCGTTGAGCTCCAGCCGCTGCCAGGCCACCTGCGCCCCGGTTGGCACCGGCTGAACCGGCGCAGGCGGACCGCCAGTCGGTCGGCCAGACAGACCGGTTGCAAGCATCCAGGCGCACACCAGGCAACTAATTGGACGGATCGTCATCGAAGCGTCGCGATTTTGGATTATCCTGACGGGGCCGGTCAACTACCGCGCCAATCGCCCATGCTGAAAGTTGAGCTTCACACCCATACGGCAGACGACCCCGAGGATTACATCCCACATACTACACATGAGCTGGTGGACCATGCGGCTCGCCTCGAGTACGACGCGTTGGCCATCACCCTCCACGGTCGGCAACTGGATCTGACACCCGAGCTCTCGGAATACGCGCGGGCGCGCGGCATCACACTCATCCCGGGTGTCGAAGTCAGCATTGAAGGGCGCCACGTGCTGCTCATCAACTTCCCGCGGGAGGCGGGTGCCGAGCGTGTGCAGACGTTCGACGAGATCGCCACGCTTCGGGCGCGCGCTGGCAGCACCGGCTGGCTCGTCGTCGCCCCGCATCCGTTCTACCCGGCCTCATCATGTCTCAATTACCGGTTGGACGCGCACGCTGATCTGTTCGACGCCGTCGAGATCAGTGCGTTCCATACACGGTGGGTTGACTTCAATCGCCGGGCACGCGCGTGGGCACACGCGCACCGGAAGCCGCTCGTGGGTAACTGTGACGTTCACCGCTTGAACTTCCTCGGGCCCACGTACTCACTCGTTGATGCGCCCCGCGATCCGGAGGCAATCTGCGAGGCGATTCGTGCCGGCCGCGTCGACGTTCGTTCGACGCCGCTCTCCTCCGCCAGCGCTGCCTACCAGCTCGGTCAGCTGTTGTATGGAGACCTGCAGAAGATACGATGGCGTAAGAGTGGTCGTCCGGCACCCGTGTCGGCGGCATGATTGGCGCCAAACCTAACTCGTCTGCCCAAGCGCAAAGGCGGAAGGTCGGGCCCATACGCAGATGATCTCCGACTCGCATTCGCACACTGGCGCTTACTCTCCACGCCTCGACCGCGCCTTGAAGCTCGCGGCAATCGTTCACCGGCGGCAGCAGCGCAGGGGTACTCGTATCCCGTACATCATGCATCCGGTCCAAGTGGCGCGCATCCTGGAGCACTACGGCTACGGCGAGGATGCCGTGATCGCCGGGTTGCTGCACGACGTCATAGAGGACGCCCGGCCGGACGACGAAGAGATGCACCACGGCGTGGCGGAGACCTTTCCGCCATTCGATCCGACGGGTGGCGTCGAGGCGCCAGCCGAGCAAACGTCGCAGCGGCTGCGCACCCTCATCGAGCGGGAGTTCGGACGTCGTGTCCTGATGCTCGTCGACGCCGTCACAGAGCAAAAGCGTGAACATGGCGTCGATCGGCCGTGGAAGGTCCGGAAGGAGGAGGCGCTTGCCGCGCTCGCCGCGCGGGGGCGGACAGAGCCAGACATTGCCGCGTTGAAGGCGGCTGACGCCCTGCACAACGTTCAGTCAATCGCGCAGGATCTCGCGACGGGCGGCGTGCGGATCATGAGTCGTTTCAACGCCGAGCCACACGAGACGGTTTGGTACTTCCGCGCCGTGGCCCGCATTGTACGCGAGGCCACTGGTGATGCCCCGCTCGTGCATGAGCTGCAATCAGCCGTCGAGAACCTCGCAACGACCTTGCTTCAGGTGTACGAGGCAGGCAGACGCAATCTTCGGGAGCAGCTCTCCTTGCCGGTCCAAGAGTGACTTTCACGTGCCGCGCAGGATCGCTCGAAGCCCTCGTGCCAATCTCTCGAGCCCTTCGCCGAGCCGATCGGCTGGAACCGCGCCATAGGACAATCGAAGATAGCATCCGTCGGTCAGGCCAAAGGCACTTCCAGGCAGGAGCGCCACACCGTGCTCTCGGATTAGCCGCTCGACGAGCAGCAATGGATCTACGGTACCGTGGATTCTGAGCAGGAGGTAGAAGGCTCCACTCACCGGCGGCACCGTGCAGACGTCTTGCATCTCGGCAAAGGCATCGAGCGCGCGATGCCTGAGATCACCCAGCGCCGCAACACGCGCGTCGCAATAGCTGCGGCCAACCTCCAGGGCCGCACAGGCCGCGCGCTGCGAGATCGACGGCGGGCAAATCACGTTCGTATCCTGAACCTTCGTCACCGGCGCGTACAGCGCCTCCGGCACGACCATCCAGCCTACCCGCCAGCTCGCAAGCCCATAGGCTTTCGACATCGAGTAAAGGGCAATCGTGTGCGGCTGGCTTGCCGGATCGGCTGCCGGCGAGTAGTGCGCGACGCCGTCGTACGTGAAGTACTCGTACACCTCGTCGTGGATGTGATAGACGCCAGCGTCACGACAGAGCTGGTTGATGGCGCACAACGTGGCGCGAGGATAGACGGCACCGGTGGGGTTGTTCGGTGAGATGGTGACGACGGCTCGCGTTCGCGGTGTCATGGCGGCCCGGATAAGCTCTGGTAGCGGCTGGTAAGCGGCACTGGTCGAAACCGGGACGGTGCGACATCCTGCGATGGCGATTGCCATGTCGTGGTTGAAGTAGTAGGGGAGAGGCAGGATGATCTCGTCTTCGGGATCGGTGATGGCCAACACGGCAGTCAGGAAGGCCATATTGCCGCCGGCCGTCACCATGATTGCGCGCCCATCGAGCGGGATGCCGTTTTCTGTCCGCAGCTTGTGCCGAATGACCTCGATGAGGTCCGGCAGTCCTTCGTCTGGTCCGTAGTGGTGATCGTGGACCGTCTCGCCAAATGCGGCAACCGCGTCGAGCGCCTCTCGGGGGGGCCCGTAGCCCACCACGCCCTGCGCGAGCGAGATGGCGCCGGGTGTCGAGCGAACGAGCTCGCCGACGTGGGGAACGACCGGAAGCTGAACGTTGGCAATCCGCTGAGAAGAACGCATCAGCCATATATTCTGTATGACAATGAGACGCGATGATAGGGTGTGACGGGTGACGGGGTGACAAGGTGAGGGGGTGAAACCACCCCACCCACGTTCACCGAGTCACCCGGTCACCTGGTCACCGTGTCACCTCGTAGCACCCTTCCCCGGAGCATCGAGTGCCGATCATGCGTGTCTTTCTCGTTCATCACGGCGACGCGCTCCCAGCCGATATCGAGCCTGCACGACCGCTGTCGCCGCGCGGCCTCGTAGCCGTTCAATCACTTGCTGAAGCCGCTGTGGCCCGCACCGTCAAACCGGTCGAGATCTGGCACAGTGGTAAGTTGCGCGCGCGCCAGACCGCCGAGGCCTTTTGGCAGGTATGCAACCCGTTGGCGACGGTCCTGGCCCAGCGGGGCCTTCAACCGGACGACCCGGCTGGCATCATCGCGGATCAACTCGGCGCGGAAGACCGCGAGACGCTCATCGTCGGCCACATGCCGCATCTTCCGGCACTGCTGCGTTGGCTCGTGGCTGGGTGGGACGATCCAGCGATCATGTTTCCGCAGCACGGGCTGGTCGCGCTCGAGCGGAGCGCCAACCGCTTGAAGTGGATCGAGCGCTGGAGGCTGGAAGTGGAGTGAAGGGAAGAGAACGAGGTAGCGAGGGGTCTTTAGACCCCTCGCCCACGCTACCTACGGAAACACTAGAAGCGGAAGGTCACGCCGACGTCGCCGCGCCAGAAGTCGAAATCACCCAAGCCGAGGTCCACAGGGAGGGCGCTGCCGGGATCTTCGTCGTTCAGTGACCGGAAGTAGCGAAGGTCACCCCGAATACCGATGTTCGGGCTGAAGAAGATCATCGCGCCTCCGCCGACGTTGATGCCAAAGTCGTTTCGTGTGGTGCCCTCGAAGAAGTCTCCCACATCCGAGACGTCGAACCGAATCAGACCGATGCCCCCGGTCGCGAACGGTCTGATCTGCGCGCCGCGCCGCGCGCCCACCGGTATGCCGATGAGAACGTTGCCCATCAGGGTGGTCACGCTGCCATCGGCATCGAAGTCACCGAAGTCCTCCGGGTCGAGCTCGAAGAAGTTCGGCGAGTAGCCGAAGTCGACCTCGAAGCCGATGATCTCGCTCGCCATGCCTCCGATGTCGATGCCGTAGTGCAGGCGATTCTTCACCCCCTCACCTCGCATATTCCAGCCGAGGAACGGCGTTATCAGACCGTCTGCGCTGGCGCGCGTCGGAAGCGCCGTCAGGGCCACCACACCTATCATTATCAATATCAGTCGTCGCATTGTCCATTCACCTCATATGAGACCCGACGGTGCCGTTCACGTCCCTTTGGGAGAAGCGCAGCCGGGCCGGCGCAGGATCGCCGCCGCCGTGGGTTGCAAGGGCCGTGCCTCACGTTGAGGGCGGATCTTCGCCCTCAGCCAACGGCGGAGACCTCGACCATTCGCCTTCGCTACACGGCCGCTTGGATCCCGGTGCGAGGCGAATTGGATCCCCCTAGAAGCGGAACGTGACGCCACCCGTGAGGCGCCAGAAGTCAAAGCCCGGCAGTGGGATATCGTCGATGTCGAAATCTGTGAAG is from Luteitalea sp. and encodes:
- a CDS encoding glycoside hydrolase family 29; translation: MTIRPISCLVCAWMLATGLSGRPTGGPPAPVQPVPTGAQVAWQRLELNAFVHFGPNAFTGAEWGTGREDPGVFNPSQLDAGQWARVFKNAGFKGVVITAKHHDGFCLWPSKLSTHTVAQSPWRGGRGDLLRELSDACRAAGLRFGVYLSPWDRHHPTYGTPQYNGVFADMLEEVLSSYGPIFEVWFDGANGEGPNGKRQIYDWNLFQSTVRRLQPSAVMFSDSGPDVRWVGNERGEAPLTAWSLLDRSRYFPGTPLSHELGEGSRFGRDWVPPECDVSIRPGWFHRSSEDERVKSSRRLLEIYEASVGRNCTLLLNVPPDRRGRIADPDIAALEGFRQLLDATYGLDLASGARVEADAVRGAAFAPANVVDQDVDTYWAAPDGVVRASVTLTLPEARRFDRVVLQEYIPLGQRVDGFLIEAKVGESWERIGFGTTIGHKRIVTVPPTTTRQVRIILDEARACPTLASISLHRSQIRGAG
- a CDS encoding HD domain-containing protein → MISDSHSHTGAYSPRLDRALKLAAIVHRRQQRRGTRIPYIMHPVQVARILEHYGYGEDAVIAGLLHDVIEDARPDDEEMHHGVAETFPPFDPTGGVEAPAEQTSQRLRTLIEREFGRRVLMLVDAVTEQKREHGVDRPWKVRKEEALAALAARGRTEPDIAALKAADALHNVQSIAQDLATGGVRIMSRFNAEPHETVWYFRAVARIVREATGDAPLVHELQSAVENLATTLLQVYEAGRRNLREQLSLPVQE
- a CDS encoding pyridoxal phosphate-dependent aminotransferase, which gives rise to MMRSSQRIANVQLPVVPHVGELVRSTPGAISLAQGVVGYGPPREALDAVAAFGETVHDHHYGPDEGLPDLIEVIRHKLRTENGIPLDGRAIMVTAGGNMAFLTAVLAITDPEDEIILPLPYYFNHDMAIAIAGCRTVPVSTSAAYQPLPELIRAAMTPRTRAVVTISPNNPTGAVYPRATLCAINQLCRDAGVYHIHDEVYEYFTYDGVAHYSPAADPASQPHTIALYSMSKAYGLASWRVGWMVVPEALYAPVTKVQDTNVICPPSISQRAACAALEVGRSYCDARVAALGDLRHRALDAFAEMQDVCTVPPVSGAFYLLLRIHGTVDPLLLVERLIREHGVALLPGSAFGLTDGCYLRLSYGAVPADRLGEGLERLARGLRAILRGT
- a CDS encoding phosphohistidine phosphatase SixA — translated: MRVFLVHHGDALPADIEPARPLSPRGLVAVQSLAEAAVARTVKPVEIWHSGKLRARQTAEAFWQVCNPLATVLAQRGLQPDDPAGIIADQLGAEDRETLIVGHMPHLPALLRWLVAGWDDPAIMFPQHGLVALERSANRLKWIERWRLEVE
- a CDS encoding outer membrane beta-barrel protein, whose translation is MRRLILIMIGVVALTALPTRASADGLITPFLGWNMRGEGVKNRLHYGIDIGGMASEIIGFEVDFGYSPNFFELDPEDFGDFDADGSVTTLMGNVLIGIPVGARRGAQIRPFATGGIGLIRFDVSDVGDFFEGTTRNDFGINVGGGAMIFFSPNIGIRGDLRYFRSLNDEDPGSALPVDLGLGDFDFWRGDVGVTFRF